The following proteins come from a genomic window of Streptomyces sp. NBC_00539:
- a CDS encoding 2-isopropylmalate synthase translates to MIPNPQRPGPMPYHRYRAFQDRVHVPEFERLWPSARLERSPLWVPVDLRDGNQALAEPMDTDRKHRFFELLVRTGFKEIEVGYPSASRADFDFVRHLAGLVGSGGFPEDVTPVVFTPARPELIERTFAALDGLPRAVVHLYIATSPVWRDTVLGRDRAEVRRTVHEAATLMARLAEVRPGTDIRFQFSPETFNLTEPDYVLELCDGLTALWDASPDRPVTHNLPATVEISTPNVYADQIEYMHRHLARRDAVILSVHPHNDRGTGVACAELAVLAGAQRVEGCLFGNGERTGNVDLVTLALNLYAQGVDPMLDLSDIDAVRDVVEYCNRLPVHPRHPYAGDLVHTAFSGTHQDAISKGLARHAKDAAEAGIPPELAPWNVPYLPLDPADLGRGYEAVIRVNSQSGKGGVAHLIRTHHGLDLPERMRPDVSRAVQEVTDESGREASPGDLHALFRTAYLEPGRGAGPVALESWSTAHDAGHGTGTDVDVETAGFTGRGHRFACVLRVGDRTVPADGEGNGPLSALADALTRAGVPVEVLDFAEHAVTTSGAGEAAAYVECRVGGRTVWGAGLDTSVLTASVQAVLSAVNRAYEA, encoded by the coding sequence ATGATCCCCAATCCCCAGCGCCCCGGCCCCATGCCGTACCACCGCTACCGCGCGTTCCAGGACCGCGTCCACGTCCCCGAGTTCGAGCGCCTCTGGCCCTCCGCCCGGCTGGAGCGGTCCCCGCTCTGGGTGCCCGTCGACCTCCGCGACGGCAACCAGGCCCTCGCCGAGCCCATGGACACCGACCGCAAGCACCGCTTCTTCGAGCTGCTCGTCCGTACGGGCTTCAAGGAGATCGAGGTCGGTTACCCCTCCGCCAGCCGCGCCGACTTCGACTTCGTCCGCCACCTCGCCGGACTCGTCGGTTCCGGTGGCTTCCCCGAGGACGTCACCCCGGTCGTCTTCACGCCGGCCCGCCCTGAACTCATCGAGCGCACCTTCGCCGCCCTCGACGGCCTGCCCCGCGCAGTCGTCCACCTCTACATCGCGACGTCACCGGTCTGGCGCGACACCGTCCTCGGCCGCGACCGCGCCGAGGTCCGGCGCACCGTCCACGAGGCCGCCACTCTCATGGCGCGGCTGGCCGAGGTCCGCCCCGGCACCGACATCCGCTTCCAGTTCTCCCCGGAGACCTTCAACCTGACCGAACCGGACTACGTCCTGGAGCTCTGCGACGGCCTCACCGCGCTCTGGGACGCCAGCCCCGACCGGCCGGTCACCCACAACCTGCCCGCCACCGTCGAGATCTCCACCCCCAACGTGTACGCGGACCAGATCGAGTACATGCACCGTCACCTCGCCCGCCGCGACGCGGTGATCCTCTCCGTGCACCCCCACAACGACCGCGGCACCGGCGTGGCCTGCGCCGAACTCGCCGTCCTCGCCGGGGCCCAGCGCGTCGAGGGCTGCCTCTTCGGCAACGGCGAACGCACCGGCAACGTCGATCTGGTGACCCTTGCCCTCAACCTCTACGCCCAGGGCGTCGATCCCATGCTCGACCTCTCCGACATCGACGCCGTCCGCGACGTCGTCGAGTACTGCAACCGGCTCCCCGTCCACCCCCGCCACCCCTACGCGGGCGACCTCGTGCACACGGCCTTCTCCGGCACCCACCAGGACGCCATCAGCAAGGGGCTCGCCCGGCACGCGAAGGACGCCGCCGAGGCCGGGATCCCGCCGGAGCTCGCCCCCTGGAACGTGCCCTACCTGCCCCTGGACCCCGCCGACCTCGGCCGGGGCTACGAAGCCGTCATCCGCGTCAATTCCCAGTCGGGGAAGGGCGGAGTCGCCCATCTGATCCGCACCCACCACGGCCTCGACCTGCCGGAGCGCATGCGCCCTGATGTCTCCCGGGCCGTCCAGGAGGTGACAGACGAAAGCGGACGCGAGGCATCCCCCGGCGACCTCCACGCGCTCTTCCGCACGGCCTACCTGGAGCCCGGCCGGGGCGCGGGCCCCGTGGCCCTGGAATCCTGGAGCACCGCCCACGACGCCGGCCACGGCACCGGAACCGACGTCGACGTCGAGACCGCCGGCTTCACCGGCCGCGGCCACCGCTTCGCCTGCGTCCTGCGCGTCGGCGACCGCACCGTACCGGCCGACGGCGAGGGCAACGGGCCGCTCTCCGCCCTGGCCGACGCCCTCACGCGCGCCGGAGTCCCCGTCGAGGTCCTCGACTTCGCCGAGCACGCGGTCACCACCAGCGGCGCGGGAGAGGCGGCGGCCTACGTCGAGTGCAGGGTGGGGGGCCGTACCGTCTGGGGAGCGGGTCTGGACACCTCCGTCCTCACGGCCTCCGTACAGGCCGTCCTCTCCGCAGTGAACCGAGCGTACGAAGCCTGA
- a CDS encoding FadR/GntR family transcriptional regulator, protein MPLGALRPSPLVEQAAERLREQIVGGHWPVGTKLPGETTLAKELGVGRSTVREALRALAGAGLVQPRQGAGVFVTATRPTEDWPARLRRAAVTDVYEVRMLVEVEAARLAAQRRTEEDVTAMRKALDGRRKAAEGDDAGFVDADIALHAAVVAAARNPVLTDLFAEFAPVLREGLIELLDLLGLRGTDLRHGEDAHADVVRAVEAGEAEEAARLTRQELESTLTLLQSTP, encoded by the coding sequence ATGCCGCTCGGTGCCCTCCGTCCCAGCCCTCTGGTCGAACAGGCCGCCGAGCGGCTGCGCGAGCAGATCGTCGGGGGCCACTGGCCGGTCGGCACGAAACTTCCCGGCGAGACGACGCTCGCCAAGGAGCTGGGTGTGGGGCGCTCCACGGTCCGCGAGGCGCTCCGTGCCCTGGCGGGCGCCGGGCTCGTCCAGCCCCGGCAGGGAGCGGGCGTCTTCGTCACCGCGACCCGGCCGACGGAGGACTGGCCGGCCCGGCTGCGCAGGGCGGCGGTGACGGACGTGTACGAGGTGCGGATGCTGGTGGAGGTCGAGGCGGCCCGCCTCGCGGCGCAGCGCCGGACCGAGGAGGACGTGACGGCGATGCGGAAGGCGCTGGACGGCCGACGCAAGGCCGCCGAGGGCGACGACGCGGGTTTCGTCGACGCCGACATCGCCCTGCACGCGGCGGTCGTGGCCGCGGCGCGCAACCCCGTCCTGACCGACCTGTTCGCGGAGTTCGCGCCGGTACTCCGCGAGGGCCTGATCGAACTCCTGGACCTGCTGGGGCTGCGCGGCACCGACCTCCGGCACGGTGAGGACGCCCACGCCGACGTGGTGCGGGCGGTGGAGGCCGGCGAGGCGGAAGAGGCCGCACGGCTGACCCGCCAGGAACTGGAGTCGACGCTGACGCTTCTCCAGTCGACCCCCTGA
- a CDS encoding ATP-binding protein, whose amino-acid sequence MSENADSSTAARSISTTVGFCGSQPLAEARAAARAYLSQVQGVHGIPVSERVMDMVQLVVSELVTNSRKYAPGPCLLEMTTNEGSVVVSVWDTDPTLPTALAPDPGRVGQHGLEIVMSVCHSFEVRRQPVGKLIRATITLADDPNGHPAGRGQRTRLGMRHDFRLA is encoded by the coding sequence GTGAGCGAGAACGCGGATTCGTCGACTGCGGCCCGCTCCATAAGCACGACGGTCGGCTTCTGCGGGTCACAGCCGCTGGCCGAGGCGCGGGCAGCCGCCCGCGCCTACTTGTCCCAGGTCCAGGGCGTCCACGGCATCCCGGTATCGGAACGGGTGATGGACATGGTGCAGTTGGTCGTCAGCGAGTTGGTGACAAACAGCCGCAAATACGCCCCGGGGCCCTGCCTGCTGGAAATGACGACGAACGAGGGCTCCGTGGTCGTCAGCGTGTGGGACACCGACCCGACACTGCCGACAGCCCTGGCGCCGGACCCCGGCAGGGTCGGACAACACGGCCTGGAAATCGTGATGAGCGTCTGCCACAGCTTTGAAGTACGACGCCAGCCGGTCGGCAAACTCATCCGGGCCACCATCACCCTGGCCGACGACCCGAACGGACACCCCGCGGGACGGGGGCAACGAACTCGCCTTGGCATGCGACATGATTTTCGCCTCGCGTGA
- a CDS encoding polyprenyl synthetase family protein: protein MAAAQPAGDAAAAERLGQGVAILVGDLALALSDRLLHRAGLPPDTLISAQHLMALRSDLVHGEYLDLTAAGHSHPIRAALTIARYKTAKYTFEGPLRLGSVLAGAPQGLRTH, encoded by the coding sequence GTGGCCGCCGCTCAGCCTGCCGGCGACGCCGCGGCCGCGGAAAGACTGGGGCAAGGGGTGGCGATCCTGGTCGGGGATCTGGCGCTCGCCCTGTCGGACCGTTTGCTCCACCGTGCGGGTCTGCCGCCGGACACCCTCATATCCGCACAGCACCTGATGGCCCTCCGAAGCGACCTCGTCCATGGCGAGTACCTCGACCTGACGGCCGCGGGGCACTCTCATCCGATTCGTGCGGCGCTGACCATCGCCCGCTACAAGACGGCGAAGTACACCTTCGAGGGCCCGTTGCGTCTGGGATCTGTGCTGGCGGGGGCACCGCAGGGGCTGCGGACGCACTGA
- a CDS encoding enoyl-CoA hydratase/isomerase family protein has translation MIFASREKAVFGQFESGTGALPGAGGVQHLVRRLGRARAIEVIVSADDFDADTAERYGWINRALPDSELDGFVERLAKRIAGFPSEGVRVAKRVVNDLTLASPAHIRSDAATFQSLIARPESRERLDYLAGWGLQTPGDLERDLGKAVGDFPR, from the coding sequence ATGATTTTCGCCTCGCGTGAGAAGGCGGTCTTTGGGCAGTTCGAGTCCGGCACAGGCGCCCTACCGGGCGCGGGTGGTGTTCAGCATCTGGTCCGGCGGCTCGGCCGGGCCCGTGCCATCGAGGTGATCGTCAGCGCCGACGACTTCGACGCCGACACCGCCGAGCGCTATGGCTGGATCAACCGCGCCCTGCCCGACTCCGAGCTGGACGGCTTTGTCGAGCGCCTGGCGAAACGCATCGCCGGCTTCCCGTCCGAAGGGGTGCGGGTGGCCAAACGTGTCGTCAACGACCTAACGCTGGCGTCCCCCGCGCACATCCGCTCCGACGCCGCGACTTTCCAGAGCCTGATCGCCCGGCCCGAAAGCCGTGAGCGCCTGGACTACCTTGCCGGGTGGGGCCTCCAGACGCCTGGTGATCTCGAACGCGACCTCGGCAAGGCCGTGGGGGACTTCCCTCGCTGA
- a CDS encoding MBL fold metallo-hydrolase produces the protein MTSTLVFGEHDAVLVDALTTADEAEALAAWVRLHHRNLTTIYITHGHLDHFAGLSVLLNRFPDARAIATPKTVEYARQQVGRLPVYRKLWPGQLPAAITVPEPWNEETFSLEGHELRIIEQGQTDAVDSTSLHVPTLDLVIGGDVLYNRCHMFVATTTPESRENWIAALDRLAALNPKIAVAGHKKPGAPDTPDIITATRQYLTDFGRLQQETGSDQELYDAMTELYPDWVSHQAWLMFGF, from the coding sequence ATGACCTCGACCCTGGTCTTCGGCGAGCACGACGCTGTCCTGGTCGACGCCCTCACCACGGCCGACGAGGCCGAGGCCCTGGCGGCCTGGGTACGGCTGCACCACCGCAACCTCACCACGATCTACATCACCCACGGCCACCTGGACCATTTCGCCGGCCTCAGCGTGCTGCTGAACCGCTTCCCCGACGCCCGTGCCATCGCCACTCCGAAGACGGTCGAGTATGCACGCCAGCAGGTCGGGCGGCTGCCGGTCTACCGCAAACTGTGGCCCGGTCAGCTTCCGGCCGCCATCACCGTGCCCGAACCCTGGAACGAGGAGACCTTCTCACTGGAGGGCCACGAGCTGCGGATCATCGAGCAGGGCCAGACCGACGCCGTCGACTCCACCTCCCTGCACGTGCCCACCCTGGACCTCGTCATTGGCGGAGACGTCCTCTACAACCGGTGCCACATGTTCGTCGCCACCACCACACCCGAGAGTCGCGAGAACTGGATTGCCGCGCTGGACCGCCTCGCCGCCCTGAACCCGAAGATCGCGGTCGCCGGCCACAAGAAGCCGGGCGCCCCCGACACTCCCGACATCATCACGGCGACCAGGCAGTACCTCACCGACTTCGGCCGCCTCCAGCAGGAGACCGGCAGCGACCAGGAGCTCTACGATGCCATGACCGAGCTGTATCCCGACTGGGTCAGCCACCAGGCGTGGCTTATGTTCGGGTTTTAG